A single window of Bradyrhizobium daqingense DNA harbors:
- a CDS encoding sugar ABC transporter ATP-binding protein, translated as MPEARSPILELQGITKSFGGVEALRGVDFALHAGEIHGLVGENGAGKSTLMKIIAGVHTDFSGRFLIDGAETHFRSARDAHAAGIAMVHQELSVAPDLTVAENVFLGNQPTNALGLVQWRRMAREAGEQLARFGIDVDPMGRLGDLPIGLQQLIEIARVLFSGARIVILDEPTSALSPPEVERLFATLRRLREQGTAIVFISHFIEDILRVSDTVTVFRNGRKVAETASAATSKGALIEAMIGRGGEALEHSYTDDLMLPQPSGRAVILKVDQLSLARSLKDVSFEARAGEVLGIYGFMGCGQQELSRILFGKLKPDSGTLAVEGTPKSFASTAAARRAGVALVPESRRDMLFHQEPVYKNISISILDRISPLLLKPAQERDIAKRQVEQLQIRPPVVGLDLGMLSGGNQQKVALAKWLTYPPKLLVLCEPTRGMDVGAKNDVINIVRDLRAKGLAIIVLSTEPETVLSLADRILVLKRGALVREFRNEPVSKDRLLEAA; from the coding sequence ATGCCCGAGGCTCGTTCGCCCATCCTGGAGCTCCAGGGCATCACGAAGAGCTTCGGCGGTGTCGAAGCACTTCGCGGTGTCGATTTCGCGCTTCACGCCGGCGAGATCCACGGTCTCGTCGGCGAGAACGGCGCCGGAAAGAGCACGCTGATGAAGATCATCGCCGGCGTGCACACCGACTTCTCCGGCCGCTTCCTGATCGACGGGGCGGAGACGCATTTCCGCTCGGCGCGCGATGCGCACGCGGCCGGCATCGCCATGGTCCATCAGGAGCTCTCGGTCGCGCCCGACCTCACGGTCGCGGAGAACGTCTTCCTGGGCAACCAGCCGACCAACGCTCTCGGCCTCGTGCAATGGCGGCGGATGGCGCGCGAGGCCGGCGAGCAACTCGCCCGCTTCGGCATCGACGTCGATCCGATGGGCAGGCTCGGCGACCTCCCGATCGGGCTGCAGCAGCTGATCGAGATCGCGCGCGTGCTGTTCTCGGGCGCGCGCATCGTCATCCTGGACGAGCCGACCTCCGCCCTCTCCCCGCCCGAGGTCGAGCGCCTTTTCGCGACACTCAGGCGGCTGCGCGAGCAAGGCACCGCCATCGTCTTCATCTCTCATTTCATCGAGGACATCCTGCGCGTCTCCGACACCGTGACCGTGTTCCGCAACGGGCGGAAGGTCGCGGAAACGGCGAGCGCTGCGACCAGCAAGGGCGCGCTGATCGAAGCCATGATCGGCCGCGGCGGCGAAGCGCTCGAGCACAGCTACACCGACGATCTGATGCTGCCGCAGCCGAGCGGCAGAGCGGTGATCCTGAAGGTCGATCAGCTCTCCCTCGCCCGCAGCCTCAAGGATGTCTCGTTCGAGGCGCGCGCCGGCGAGGTGCTCGGCATCTACGGTTTCATGGGCTGCGGCCAGCAGGAGCTCTCCCGCATCCTGTTCGGCAAGCTGAAGCCGGATAGCGGCACGCTCGCCGTCGAGGGCACGCCGAAGTCCTTTGCCAGCACGGCGGCGGCGCGGCGTGCCGGCGTGGCGCTGGTGCCCGAGAGCCGGCGCGACATGCTGTTTCACCAGGAGCCTGTCTACAAGAACATCTCGATCAGTATTCTCGACCGCATCTCGCCGCTGCTGCTCAAGCCGGCGCAAGAGCGCGATATCGCCAAGCGCCAGGTCGAGCAGCTCCAGATCAGGCCGCCGGTGGTCGGCCTCGACCTCGGCATGCTCTCCGGCGGCAACCAGCAGAAGGTCGCGCTGGCAAAATGGCTGACCTATCCGCCCAAGCTGCTGGTGCTGTGCGAGCCGACCCGCGGCATGGATGTCGGGGCCAAGAACGACGTCATCAACATCGTCCGCGACCTCCGCGCCAAGGGACTTGCCATCATCGTGCTGTCGACCGAGCCGGAAACGGTGCTGTCGCTGGCCGACCGCATCCTCGTGCTCAAGCGCGGCGCATTGGTGCGGGAATTCAGGAACGAGCCGGTCAGCAAGGACCGCCTGCTGGAAGCGGCGTGA
- a CDS encoding sugar ABC transporter substrate-binding protein, which yields MSGTKDFSTTRRDLLHAAAAAGAGAALFGSMGINPALAAEVGRSEKPLKAAFSNAGLQATWCAQGKKAAEFWGKLFNVEVTWFDGQLDAVKQRAAIDNMASQKWDFVAIQAFGIGTLTQPVQKMIDAGTPVIDMDTLIAPLDQINVHSFLAPDNEFMGASVTQALCNAMGGKGKIIMTQGALGHTGAQGRAKGFNSVVKQFPNIEVLDTQPADWDVSKTARLWETYLTKYPQIDAAFFHNDDMALAAYNIMKARNRTNILIGGVDAMPPAIQAVSEGRMFATVRNPSCRIHGGAIIAGVSAVVGGEKSGQGIPKNVITDGPVVTKANAPGMQWMQDHYLI from the coding sequence ATGTCCGGGACGAAAGATTTCTCGACGACGAGGCGCGATCTTCTTCACGCGGCAGCGGCCGCCGGCGCCGGAGCTGCCCTCTTCGGCAGCATGGGCATAAACCCAGCACTTGCAGCCGAGGTCGGACGATCGGAGAAGCCGCTGAAAGCGGCCTTCTCCAACGCAGGCCTGCAGGCGACGTGGTGCGCGCAGGGCAAGAAGGCTGCGGAGTTCTGGGGCAAGCTGTTCAACGTCGAAGTGACCTGGTTCGACGGTCAGCTCGACGCGGTGAAGCAGCGCGCGGCGATCGACAACATGGCTTCGCAGAAATGGGACTTCGTCGCGATCCAGGCCTTCGGCATCGGCACCCTCACCCAGCCCGTGCAGAAGATGATCGACGCCGGCACGCCCGTGATCGACATGGACACGCTGATTGCGCCGCTCGACCAGATCAACGTCCACTCCTTCCTCGCGCCCGACAACGAGTTCATGGGTGCCTCGGTGACCCAGGCGCTGTGCAATGCCATGGGCGGCAAGGGCAAGATCATCATGACCCAGGGCGCGCTCGGCCACACCGGCGCGCAAGGACGCGCCAAGGGCTTCAACTCGGTCGTCAAGCAGTTCCCGAACATCGAGGTGCTCGACACCCAGCCGGCGGACTGGGATGTCTCGAAGACCGCCCGCCTCTGGGAGACCTACCTGACGAAATATCCGCAGATCGACGCGGCGTTCTTCCACAATGACGACATGGCGCTCGCCGCCTACAACATCATGAAGGCCCGCAACCGCACCAACATCCTGATCGGCGGCGTCGATGCCATGCCGCCGGCGATCCAGGCGGTGAGCGAAGGCCGCATGTTCGCGACCGTGCGCAATCCATCCTGCCGCATCCATGGCGGCGCGATCATCGCGGGCGTCTCGGCCGTGGTCGGCGGCGAGAAGAGCGGACAGGGCATCCCCAAGAACGTCATCACCGACGGTCCGGTCGTGACCAAGGCGAATGCGCCCGGCATGCAATGGATGCAGGATCACTACCTGATCTAG
- a CDS encoding L-2-amino-thiazoline-4-carboxylic acid hydrolase: MAEIIHPFYEAHRAAMEAAMRHRLDLAETMLRGRAQLSDIAAIRQEVMDEFAVVLAEIPYVGGAANRMSDFFMRLMGFMAISRVLRRHGVPLSVIGDIERETYKAQLLTAPEAERLTAGRHFMSPENQKLLREQAAQSVTRSHRDAFPGDFVYDFVEPGPNDDFEFGINYKACGFCKFAARHGDKDILPNICGLDFDAYATRGIRLERTQTLAGGASHCDFRFSRLPPDGKAGS, from the coding sequence ATGGCCGAGATCATCCATCCCTTCTACGAGGCTCATCGTGCCGCGATGGAAGCCGCCATGCGTCATCGCCTCGATCTTGCCGAAACGATGCTGCGCGGTCGTGCGCAGCTGTCCGATATCGCTGCCATCCGGCAGGAGGTCATGGACGAATTCGCGGTCGTGCTCGCCGAGATCCCTTATGTCGGAGGTGCAGCAAACCGCATGAGCGATTTCTTCATGCGTCTGATGGGCTTCATGGCCATCAGCCGTGTGCTCCGGCGACACGGCGTGCCGCTGTCCGTGATCGGCGACATCGAGCGGGAAACCTACAAGGCGCAATTGCTCACGGCGCCCGAGGCGGAGCGCCTGACCGCGGGACGCCACTTCATGTCGCCGGAGAACCAGAAGCTGCTGCGCGAACAGGCGGCGCAAAGTGTCACGAGGAGCCATAGGGACGCGTTTCCGGGCGATTTCGTCTACGATTTCGTCGAGCCGGGCCCGAATGACGACTTCGAATTTGGCATCAACTACAAGGCCTGCGGCTTCTGCAAATTTGCCGCGCGACACGGCGACAAGGATATCCTGCCGAACATCTGCGGGCTCGATTTCGACGCCTACGCAACGCGGGGCATCCGCCTGGAACGGACGCAAACGCTGGCCGGTGGCGCCAGCCATTGCGATTTCAGATTTTCGCGGCTGCCGCCGGACGGGAAGGCCGGAAGCTGA
- a CDS encoding DUF2946 domain-containing protein, which yields MHARLKKFLPIVLLALVMQVLAPIAACLAAGQAIADPLFAGAICHSGGEKGGQNDQTGSPTAHAGACAMCCLAQAGAALDSPTQVALATPVRHAERVVWRAADASRVSAYRGSGAQARAPPRFS from the coding sequence ATGCACGCGCGGCTGAAAAAATTCCTACCCATCGTCCTGCTCGCTCTGGTGATGCAGGTGCTGGCGCCGATTGCCGCGTGCCTCGCGGCCGGCCAGGCCATCGCCGATCCGCTGTTCGCCGGCGCCATCTGCCACAGTGGGGGTGAGAAGGGCGGCCAGAACGATCAGACCGGCAGCCCGACTGCGCATGCCGGTGCCTGCGCGATGTGTTGCCTGGCGCAAGCGGGCGCAGCGCTCGATTCGCCGACGCAGGTCGCACTCGCAACTCCGGTTCGGCACGCCGAGCGCGTGGTGTGGCGCGCTGCGGATGCATCCAGGGTGTCCGCCTACAGAGGCTCAGGCGCCCAAGCGCGCGCACCTCCACGGTTTTCCTGA
- a CDS encoding ABC transporter permease has product MSSDTALATGQRTRGLAPFLRSQMRNIAPFLTLIFLAGFFSFASPSFATLDNLGNILTQVSITGIIAVGLTFVILCAEIDLSIAAIANVTGIAVAYFTLQESYVNIANVPLPGAVAILLSILLCALLGLVNALGLTVIGIPSFIMTLAMMQIAAGISALLVRGQIAYKVPSLITTLGSGSIGGIPWLVIIAALMLLGGHLVLTYTRFGRYVYMVGGNREAAEYSGLNVKLILGAVMVISAVCSGIGGMLGVAHFGSAQQNEFDTYLLDSIAAVVVGGTSLFGGRGGIGNTIVGLFVLGVLNNGLDHVNIDSFLKILIRGLILLAALVINVYAQRLREKAVE; this is encoded by the coding sequence ATGAGCAGCGACACGGCTTTGGCGACGGGGCAGCGGACGCGCGGGCTCGCGCCCTTCCTTCGCTCGCAGATGCGCAACATCGCGCCGTTCCTGACGCTGATCTTCCTGGCCGGCTTCTTCTCCTTCGCCAGCCCCTCCTTCGCGACGCTGGACAATCTCGGCAACATCCTCACGCAAGTCTCGATCACCGGCATCATCGCGGTCGGCCTCACCTTCGTGATCCTCTGCGCCGAGATCGACCTGTCGATCGCCGCCATCGCCAACGTCACCGGCATCGCGGTCGCCTATTTCACGCTGCAGGAATCCTACGTCAACATCGCCAACGTCCCGCTGCCCGGCGCCGTCGCCATCCTGCTGTCGATCCTGCTCTGCGCCCTGCTCGGCCTTGTCAATGCGCTGGGGCTGACCGTGATCGGCATCCCCTCCTTCATCATGACGTTGGCCATGATGCAGATCGCGGCCGGCATCTCCGCGCTCCTGGTGCGCGGCCAGATCGCCTACAAGGTGCCGAGCCTGATCACGACGCTCGGCTCGGGCTCGATCGGGGGCATCCCCTGGCTCGTCATCATTGCCGCACTGATGCTGCTCGGCGGCCATCTGGTGCTGACCTACACCCGCTTCGGCCGCTACGTTTACATGGTCGGCGGCAATCGCGAGGCGGCCGAATATTCCGGCCTCAACGTCAAGCTCATCCTCGGTGCCGTCATGGTGATCTCGGCGGTGTGCTCCGGCATCGGCGGCATGCTCGGCGTCGCCCATTTCGGCAGCGCGCAGCAGAACGAGTTCGACACCTACCTGCTCGACTCCATCGCCGCCGTCGTGGTCGGCGGCACCAGCCTGTTCGGCGGCCGCGGCGGCATCGGCAACACCATCGTCGGCCTGTTCGTGCTCGGCGTCCTCAACAACGGCCTCGATCACGTCAACATCGACAGCTTCCTGAAGATCCTGATCCGCGGCCTGATCCTCCTGGCGGCGCTGGTCATCAACGTCTATGCGCAGCGCTTGCGGGAAAAGGCGGTGGAATAG